CACTCACCCAACAGCAACCtttgtttttaggtttttttccacCATGTATTAATATTGCGTGTTCCAGAGCTTCAAATAAACAGAATGGTACAATGTGCGTTCTTTTCTGTGAGATGTCTTTCAGTCAGCCTAACACTTTTGAGATTCACTTGTGTTGTTgaatcagtagtttgttcctttttaaggctaagtaGCACTACACTGCTTGAATAGAATGGTTTATCCTAACCTATATATCATTATggaatgtccctctttatctctggCAGTACATTTGCCTTAAAGTCGACTCTATCCGAAATTAATATAACCACTCCAACCTTCCTCTGCTTACTGTGAGCATGGTATATTTTTAACCATGCACTTACTTTTACCAAAATGTATCTTTATAATTAAAGTATGCCTTATTCAGATTGATTCCTGAGTTCTTTCGACACAATCCTTTGACAGCTTCTATCTGCCTGATAGGATAAGATGTTCTAGGCTCAGATTTACCCATTGCCTGATTTCATTTCCAAACCCTTTGTCCAAACTCTGGTAGTTTCATAACAGATTactattattaatttatataGGTCTTTTACCTTCCATTCTCCCTCTACCCCAAAATGTTTTGCCCATGGTGTTTCTACTATCTTACGTGTGACTCACCGCTCTCTGAAAGCTTCCAGTGGCTCTCCAGTGCTTCAAATAAAATCAGAGCTTCTGATGGTTTTAGCAGAACATTTCCCCAGGAAAGCAGCTCTATCTATTCTCAGCTGCTCTACATTCTGCCTCACGTCCCATATTCTAGGGGGGTAAATCTCTTCTTCTAATTTCTGATGGCTTATTCCCCTACCTCTAGGTCTTTGTCCAAGCTTCCCAACTGACATGGAACTACCTTACTTCATCTGTCCACGCCACCCAATCAAGCCCCTTCATTAGGTGGCATCATAAGGCCACTTCCTCCAGCAAGATTCTGTGGTTGGTCCAGTTGTATCCTACTAACCACCTTCGCTCAACTCCATTCCCCCTTAGAGTACTACCAAAAATTACAATTATCTGTCTTATCTGTCCTGTAAGATAATAGAAACCCCCAAACTGTCTCTTCTGTAATATGTACCCCCAAGTGCCTTGTACAGTGCTTTGCACTCAGTGAGCACTTATAATGAGCTTGTGAACTTGTAGAATGTATATGCCCAGATTCCGCCAAGGGTTTAAAGAGGGGGAAACATACACAGTAACTTTGTTCCACAATTCATTTACTGAATTGGGGCAGGTGATTTAACAACAGATTGCGAGATAAGGCTGGGAGAGAAGAGTTCTTGCTTTCCCTCCCAGGAGTCAGTTGTGTCATGGATGCTTGTAAATTTTCCAAAATAGCCATCTGTTGTTGGGCAAGCTGGGTCTGAAGCTGGAGATTGGCATACATACGTTCTAGGAGTCCTAGGCATTCCTTGGGCTTGTGGTCAGTTCCTGAAGGAAGAGCAGTGGAGGTGCAAAGGGGACAAAAGAAAGATTTTATAAATGGACAGAGGTGGTAAGGGAGCTAATAAGATGACTCCTCTAATCTTTCTGGGCACAGTTCAACCCAGATGCACCTTTGCTCAGCTGTCACCTTCTCCACGAAGCCTATCTGGCCACCCTAATTTAATTTGAAACCAATCACTGGAACTTATTACCCCTCCCTTGCTTTATATTCCCGTTAGTATTTATGATTATTTGGCACATTTTGCAATTACTTATTTAATTGTTGGCTAATCCCGCCTTCTGGAATGTAAGCTCCAGAAGATAGGGATTTTTGTCtggtttgttcactgctgtatccacagcacctagaagagtgcctggtgtgttaagttcaacaaatattcaatGAGTGAATGAAATGATCTGGGAGTGAGGCCTAACTTCCCTTTCAAGAGCTCAGGGGACGCCTCAGCCTTCTTTCACTCTTATCTGATATAGTAAGTTCTTAGCAGGGACCTGAAGTTCTTCCTGTTGTCTAACTGCATCAGCCCAATTTTTGTTCTACTGTTTTCAACTACATGATACACAGACAGCTCTTAGTTAACCTTGGTAGTTATTTACCcattgtttgtgtatttttttggTCTTGACTTCTTTGTTAAACTCTGAGGTCTTCAAAAACAGGAGTCATGACAGTCTAGTCCCCTGTTTGGCTCCCCAATGGTATGCTAAATATCCACTGATAGCCCCATAGGAGGATGAATAACTAAAATTCAAAGAAACTGAGTTAATAGTTACTATTTCCTTGCCTGGCCACTTTTTAACTAACATTATCAGCAAGCAATaaagtttccatttcattctgCCTCATCTAATAAAGGTGCTGATAAGCAAGGAAACAATACAAATTGGTAGaatcaggaagaaaataaaatcagtagaaCTGAATAATCAGCAAGCCACCAGTGGAAAATCTACAGGTGGCTTGACCCAGAGTTGGCACCAGATCAAGACAAAGCTCCAGCCACTTCCTCCATGCATCCTCTTCCCTTGCTGAGACCATCTGGGAAATCCACCCTGCATCCGTACCTGAGGGCAGCTTTGTTGCCTGGACATTCAGGAAAGTGGCTGGTGGGGAACTTGCTTGAAGATCAATAAAGCTGGGAGAGGGTTTGGCTCGACAAAGAGGCACAGCATTACCTTCCCCTTTGGCTGGAACAAAATCGGAGGCAACTAAGTCAGAGCTCATTCTGACAAGGACAACTTTTCTGATTAGATCCCTGCATCTGGTCTATGAATGCAGGTGCCAACGCCCTGCCCTGAATATCTTCAAAGAAAGGTATATAAGACAAAAAAGGGACCACAGTCAGACTAAGGGAAATCAAGCAGGGACGGGATAAGCCAAAGCCTACCTTGCTTTCATTGTACAAATTCTTATTGACATGCGCTACATGCCCACTACTGTGCTAGATGCCAGAGCTGCACAAGACATCTAAACATGGTTTCTTCGGTGCTGAGTATCTAGTTAGGGAGACAAATCAGACACTGATGAAATGGTGATATAATTGGACACAATGAGTCTGACACTCTGGAGTGCAAATAAGTCCTTTTATCTTTTAGCTATACTAAGATGGgattaacatataaaaatgaaggtTTTTGAAAAGAGGGGAAAGATCAGTATGAGTACAGTAGTCAGAGAAGACTCCAGGCAGGCAGAGGATGTTTACTGGAGCTTGAAAACAGGAAGCTTTTGATAAATAGAAAAGATATTTCAGGTGGGAGAAAAAAGGATAGCATGAGCAAAGCAAGGAAGCAAGAATATGGCTGGAATGACGAGGAGCCCCAGGAAACCGGCCAGAATTAGGGTAGGAAGAGCGGGAAGGCAGGATGGGCCATGGAAGACCTTTTCCAGAAGCCAATCTGAGACTTTAGCCTTTCTCTTGAATACAGTGGAAAGCCACTGAGTCTTTTATGATTAGGaactatgatttaaaaatttattttaattaatctaTAGGGATTAAAATGAGCTGGATGTGGAACTTCTTAACAGGGAAAACAGATTACCTTTGGGAAAAAATAGTCAAGTTAGaagaaaatttgatttgtagGGAAAAGATGGCGAGTCTGATAGGAGACATGTTATTTTTGTCTACTGCCCAGGAACTCTTCCTCTGGGAAACTACTCTTTCCCTAGATTCCAGGCCTTACTGGTGGGGCTGCATCAGACCCTTCTCCCCAACAGAAATAGGCATGTGACCCAATGCAGGCCAATCATGGTATCCTGTCCCCCTTGGCAACTATGATTGATTCAAGGGATAAGCACTGAGGCAAGTTGGGCCAATCATTCCCTGGAACCAACACATGGATTCTGCGTCAAAGCCTGCTTTCTTCTGATTTGCTGTGCTAGGAAGACGTAAAGTTGGAGCCAATGAAAGCGACCGAATTTGACCAGCAT
The sequence above is a segment of the Vicugna pacos chromosome 21, VicPac4, whole genome shotgun sequence genome. Coding sequences within it:
- the TSACC gene encoding TSSK6-activating co-chaperone protein isoform X2, which codes for MKLVVSKGEGNAVPLCRAKPSPSFIDLQASSPPATFLNVQATKLPSGTDHKPKECLGLLERMYANLQLQTQLAQQQMAILENLQASMTQLTPGRESKNSSLPALSRNLLLNHLPQFSK
- the TSACC gene encoding TSSK6-activating co-chaperone protein isoform X1, with protein sequence MAQHSNHPTNRRAKGEGNAVPLCRAKPSPSFIDLQASSPPATFLNVQATKLPSGTDHKPKECLGLLERMYANLQLQTQLAQQQMAILENLQASMTQLTPGRESKNSSLPALSRNLLLNHLPQFSK